Part of the Azospirillum formosense genome is shown below.
CGACGCCGTCCTGGCCGCGAACCGGGCTTTCTACCAGGCCTTCACCGGGCGTGACTTTCCCGCCATGGACCGGCTGTGGGCCTCCCGCCTGCCCGTGTCCTGCATCCATCCCGGCTGGACCATCCTGTTCGGCCGGGAGGCGGTGGTGTCGAGCTGGCAGGACGTGCTGCGCTCCCCCCGCGGCCCGGCGGTGCAGGCGCGCAACGAACGCGTCAGCCTGTACGGCGACACTGCGGTCGTGCTGTGCGAG
Proteins encoded:
- a CDS encoding nuclear transport factor 2 family protein; translated protein: MTDRPTTDRDAVLAANRAFYQAFTGRDFPAMDRLWASRLPVSCIHPGWTILFGREAVVSSWQDVLRSPRGPAVQARNERVSLYGDTAVVLCEEIVGDAVLAATNLFAREDGEWRLAHHQAGPVAEPASQILTPPDRPPPGGLLH